One window from the genome of Toxotes jaculatrix isolate fToxJac2 chromosome 17, fToxJac2.pri, whole genome shotgun sequence encodes:
- the zgc:109986 gene encoding uncharacterized protein zgc:109986 isoform X1: MNLSEAKSELKQLLSRVSPPELPKLLDWIRSSDELDDLLVDNRKVMLQSIADDLRASLPLDAMLPSETVAHHKMEQRSRPTVHVDNFLYDDEQVDSLCEEGTMSRTYCLSCGSCRTAPLDFISHSFSVSELQFLFQNVLPDLSGRMLVDVGSRLGAVLYGGYVYSSASRLLGLELSEEFVRLQNNMILKYRLNDRVQVLHADVCTQDVLLQNADVLVMNNVFEYFMEPNEQVRAWRFIMKSFIKTGSLLVTVPSLQESLNALQQEALQPGWVEELPVDYDVYLGRDTDPDALRQIHLYRVL; this comes from the exons ATGAATCTTTCTGAGGCTAAATCGGAGctgaagcagctgctgagcAGAGTGAGTCCGCCCGAGCTCCCTAAACTCCTGGACTGGATCAGAAGCTCAG ACGAGCTGGACGACCTGCTGGTGGACAACAGGAAGGTGATGCTACAGAGCATCGCAGACGACCTGAGAGCCAGCCTGCCTCTGGACGCCATGTTACCCTCTGAGACCGTCGCACACCACAAG ATGGAGCAGCGGTCGCGGCCAACGGTTCACGTGGACAATTTCCTGTATGATGACGAGCAGGTGGACTCTCTGTGTGAGGAGGGAACCATGAGCCGGACCTACTGCCTCAGCTGTGGGTCCTGCAGGACGGCACCTCTGG ACTTCATCTCTCACTCGTTCTCAGTGTCAGagcttcagtttctgttccaGAACGTTCTTCCAGACCTGAGTGGTCGGATGCTGGTGGATGTGGGATCCAGACTGGGAGCTGTGCTCtatggg GGTTACGTGTACAGCTCGGCCTCTCGCCTGCTCGGCCTGGAGCTCAGTGAGGAGTTTGTCCGGCTGCAGAACAACATGATCCTCAAATACAGACTGAACGACAGAGTTCAg GTTCTCCACGCTGACGTGTGCACGCAGGACGTTCTACTGCAGAACGCTGACGTTCTGGTCATGAACAACGTCTTTGAGTACTTCATGGAGCCTAACGAGCAAGTCAG agccTGGAGGTTCATCATGAAGAGCTTCATAAAGACAGGTTCCTTGTTGGTGACTGTTCCCAGTCTTCAGGAGAGTCTGAACGCTCTTCAG CAGGAGGCGCTGCAGCCCGGCTGGGTGGAGGAACTTCCTGTGGACTACGACGTTTACCTGGGCAGAGACACAGACCCTGACGCCCTCAGACAGATCCACCTCTACAGGGTTCTCTGA
- the zgc:109986 gene encoding uncharacterized protein zgc:109986 isoform X3, which translates to MNLSEAKSELKQLLSRVSPPELPKLLDWIRSSDELDDLLVDNRKVMLQSIADDLRASLPLDAMLPSETVAHHKMEQRSRPTVHVDNFLYDDEQVDSLCEEGTMSRTYCLSCGSCRTAPLDFISHSFSVSELQFLFQNVLPDLSGRMLVDVGSRLGAVLYGGYVYSSASRLLGLELSEEFVRLQNNMILKYRLNDRVQSVPQTEGHCGDSDTGLWSDEWTLVCCRFSTLTCARRTFYCRTLTFWS; encoded by the exons ATGAATCTTTCTGAGGCTAAATCGGAGctgaagcagctgctgagcAGAGTGAGTCCGCCCGAGCTCCCTAAACTCCTGGACTGGATCAGAAGCTCAG ACGAGCTGGACGACCTGCTGGTGGACAACAGGAAGGTGATGCTACAGAGCATCGCAGACGACCTGAGAGCCAGCCTGCCTCTGGACGCCATGTTACCCTCTGAGACCGTCGCACACCACAAG ATGGAGCAGCGGTCGCGGCCAACGGTTCACGTGGACAATTTCCTGTATGATGACGAGCAGGTGGACTCTCTGTGTGAGGAGGGAACCATGAGCCGGACCTACTGCCTCAGCTGTGGGTCCTGCAGGACGGCACCTCTGG ACTTCATCTCTCACTCGTTCTCAGTGTCAGagcttcagtttctgttccaGAACGTTCTTCCAGACCTGAGTGGTCGGATGCTGGTGGATGTGGGATCCAGACTGGGAGCTGTGCTCtatggg GGTTACGTGTACAGCTCGGCCTCTCGCCTGCTCGGCCTGGAGCTCAGTGAGGAGTTTGTCCGGCTGCAGAACAACATGATCCTCAAATACAGACTGAACGACAGAGTTCAg TCCGTTCCACAGACTGAAGGTCACTGTGGTGACTCAGACACTGGCCTGTGGTCTGATGAGTGGACTCTGGTCTGCTGTAGGTTCTCCACGCTGACGTGTGCACGCAGGACGTTCTACTGCAGAACGCTGACGTTCTGGTCATGA
- the LOC121197249 gene encoding 4F2 cell-surface antigen heavy chain-like: MNTEETNVELQDAELQDAELKDAEPRDDAHPPQVAADADATEADVSEADLDQEEQEKQPMTGGDRAADAPSAAGDAAAAEKNGSVKLKIPEEAEEEVKFTGLNKEELLRVAGTPGWVRTRWALLVVFWLGWLGMLVGAVLIILQAPRCRDLPPTNWWNDGPLYQIGHIQAFTDAHNLKGLEQKIDSLSQLKVKGLVVGPIHVAPPDEAMSLRFEEISPEAGNLEQFKGFVQAAHRKGISVVLDLTPNYQGSSGPWFSNTSVTNVAERLKSALVFWLNEGVDGVQLSGVERVSSVVPSLWTDIRAIVQNGTSERPYKRVLIGITERSSAEDVSSLLSSTGVDLLISRVLRPGDATERAQSIQSLYSSHSQTKLAWSLGGRAEGHLASLVGPALVKLHQLLLLTLPGTPVFNYGDEIGLMDEGTKFPKMLWDTDGELNETLQEERSERLSCLRFFRSLSELRGKERSLLFGDFVLLHNSSSSLVYLRAWDQSERYLAAFNWAEEAAVLQLDDVTLPRQAALVLSTNSSVLSSDSSVDLTDLRLGPRQAALLRFPYAG; the protein is encoded by the exons ATGAACACGGAGGAGACGAACGTGGAGCTGCAggatgctgagctgcaggatGCTGAGCTCAAAGATGCTGAGCCGAGGGATGATGCGCACCCGCCTCAGGTCGCTGCGGATGCTGATGCGACGGAGGCCGATGTGAGCGAGGCGGACCTGGaccaggaggagcaggagaagcagCCGATGACCGGAGGAGACCGGGCCGCGGACGCTCCGTCTGCTGCTGGAGACGCGGCGGCGGCGGAGAAAAACGGCTCCGTGAAGCTGAAGATCCccgaggaggcggaggaggaggtgaaattCACCGGGCTGAACAAGGAGGAGCTGCTGCGGGTGGCGGGGACCCCGGG CTGGGTGAGGACCCGCTGGGCGCTGCTGGTGGTGTTCTGGCTCGGCTGGTTGGGGATGCTGGTTGGAGCCGTCCTCATCATCCTGCAGGCTCCTCGCTGCAGAGACCTGCCCCCCACCAACTGGTGGAACGACGGCCCCTTGTACCAGATCGGACACATCCAGGCCTTCACCGACGCCCACAACCTGAAGG GTCTGGAGCAGAAGATCGACAGTCTGTCTCagctgaaggtcaaaggtctGGTGGTCGGACCGATCCACGTCGCTCCGCCTGACGAAGCCATGAGCCTGAGGTTTGAAGAGATTTCCCCCGAGGCTGGAAACCTGGAACAGTTTAAAGGTTTCGTTCAGGCTGCTCACAGGAAGG gtatTTCTGTGGTCCTGGATCTGACTCCAAACTACCAGGGATCATCTGGACCCTGGTTCTCAAACACCAGTGTGACGAATGTGGCAGAGAGACTGAAG TCTGCTCTGGTGTTCTGGCTGAATGAAGGTGTGGATGGCGTCCAGCTATCGGGGGTGGAGCGTGTATCCAGCGTGGTGCCGTCTCTGTGGACCGACATCCGAGCCATCGTCCAGAACGGGACGAGCGAGCGTCCCTACAAAAG AGTCCTGATCGGAATCACAGAGCGATCCTCGGCTGAAGACgtgtcctccctcctctcctccactggCGTCGACCTCCTGATCTCCAGGGTCCTCCGTCCTGGAGATGCTACAGAGCGCGCTCAGTCCATCCAGAGCTTGTATTCGTCCCATAGCCAGACCAAGCTGGCCTGGAGCCTGGGGGGTCGGGCCGAGGGTCACCTGGCCTCGCTGGTGGGCCCGGCTCTGGTGAAACTGCACCAGCTACTGCTGCTCACGCTGCCCGGGACGCCTGTCTTCAACTACGGAGACGAGATCGGCCTGATGGACGAG GGCACCAAGTTTCCCAAGATGCTCTGGGACACTGATGGGGAGCTGAATGAGACTCTACAG GAGGAGAGGTCCGAGCGTCTGTCCTGTCTCAGGTTTTTCCGCAGTCTGAGTGAGTTGCGAGGTAAAGAGCGCTCCCTGCTGTTCGGAGACTTCGTCCTCCTCCataactcctcctcctctctggtgTACCTGCGGGCCTGGGATCAGAGCGAGCGTTACCTGGCTGCCTTCAACTGGGCGGAGGAGGCGGCGGTGCTGCAGCTGGACGATGTGACTCTGCCCCGACAGGCTGCGCTCGTCCTCAGCACCAACAGCAGCGTCCTGTCCTCAGACAGCAGCGTAGACCTGACAGACCTGCGGCTCGGCCCCAGACAGGCCGCACTCCTCAGGTTTCCCTACGCTGGATAG
- the zgc:109986 gene encoding uncharacterized protein zgc:109986 isoform X2, with protein MNLSEAKSELKQLLSRVSPPELPKLLDWIRSSDELDDLLVDNRKVMLQSIADDLRASLPLDAMLPSETVAHHKMEQRSRPTVHVDNFLYDDEQVDSLCEEGTMSRTYCLSCGSCRTAPLDFISHSFSVSELQFLFQNVLPDLSGRMLVDVGSRLGAVLYGGYVYSSASRLLGLELSEEFVRLQNNMILKYRLNDRVQVLHADVCTQDVLLQNADVLVMNNVFEYFMEPNEQVRAWRFIMKSFIKTGSLLVTVPSLQESLNALQEALQPGWVEELPVDYDVYLGRDTDPDALRQIHLYRVL; from the exons ATGAATCTTTCTGAGGCTAAATCGGAGctgaagcagctgctgagcAGAGTGAGTCCGCCCGAGCTCCCTAAACTCCTGGACTGGATCAGAAGCTCAG ACGAGCTGGACGACCTGCTGGTGGACAACAGGAAGGTGATGCTACAGAGCATCGCAGACGACCTGAGAGCCAGCCTGCCTCTGGACGCCATGTTACCCTCTGAGACCGTCGCACACCACAAG ATGGAGCAGCGGTCGCGGCCAACGGTTCACGTGGACAATTTCCTGTATGATGACGAGCAGGTGGACTCTCTGTGTGAGGAGGGAACCATGAGCCGGACCTACTGCCTCAGCTGTGGGTCCTGCAGGACGGCACCTCTGG ACTTCATCTCTCACTCGTTCTCAGTGTCAGagcttcagtttctgttccaGAACGTTCTTCCAGACCTGAGTGGTCGGATGCTGGTGGATGTGGGATCCAGACTGGGAGCTGTGCTCtatggg GGTTACGTGTACAGCTCGGCCTCTCGCCTGCTCGGCCTGGAGCTCAGTGAGGAGTTTGTCCGGCTGCAGAACAACATGATCCTCAAATACAGACTGAACGACAGAGTTCAg GTTCTCCACGCTGACGTGTGCACGCAGGACGTTCTACTGCAGAACGCTGACGTTCTGGTCATGAACAACGTCTTTGAGTACTTCATGGAGCCTAACGAGCAAGTCAG agccTGGAGGTTCATCATGAAGAGCTTCATAAAGACAGGTTCCTTGTTGGTGACTGTTCCCAGTCTTCAGGAGAGTCTGAACGCTCTTCAG GAGGCGCTGCAGCCCGGCTGGGTGGAGGAACTTCCTGTGGACTACGACGTTTACCTGGGCAGAGACACAGACCCTGACGCCCTCAGACAGATCCACCTCTACAGGGTTCTCTGA
- the zgc:109986 gene encoding uncharacterized protein zgc:109986 isoform X4, protein MNLSEAKSELKQLLSRVSPPELPKLLDWIRSSDELDDLLVDNRKVMLQSIADDLRASLPLDAMLPSETVAHHKMEQRSRPTVHVDNFLYDDEQVDSLCEEGTMSRTYCLSCGSCRTAPLDFISHSFSVSELQFLFQNVLPDLSGRMLVDVGSRLGAVLYGGYVYSSASRLLGLELSEEFVRLQNNMILKYRLNDRVQTEGHCGDSDTGLWSDEWTLVCCRFSTLTCARRTFYCRTLTFWS, encoded by the exons ATGAATCTTTCTGAGGCTAAATCGGAGctgaagcagctgctgagcAGAGTGAGTCCGCCCGAGCTCCCTAAACTCCTGGACTGGATCAGAAGCTCAG ACGAGCTGGACGACCTGCTGGTGGACAACAGGAAGGTGATGCTACAGAGCATCGCAGACGACCTGAGAGCCAGCCTGCCTCTGGACGCCATGTTACCCTCTGAGACCGTCGCACACCACAAG ATGGAGCAGCGGTCGCGGCCAACGGTTCACGTGGACAATTTCCTGTATGATGACGAGCAGGTGGACTCTCTGTGTGAGGAGGGAACCATGAGCCGGACCTACTGCCTCAGCTGTGGGTCCTGCAGGACGGCACCTCTGG ACTTCATCTCTCACTCGTTCTCAGTGTCAGagcttcagtttctgttccaGAACGTTCTTCCAGACCTGAGTGGTCGGATGCTGGTGGATGTGGGATCCAGACTGGGAGCTGTGCTCtatggg GGTTACGTGTACAGCTCGGCCTCTCGCCTGCTCGGCCTGGAGCTCAGTGAGGAGTTTGTCCGGCTGCAGAACAACATGATCCTCAAATACAGACTGAACGACAGAGTTCAg ACTGAAGGTCACTGTGGTGACTCAGACACTGGCCTGTGGTCTGATGAGTGGACTCTGGTCTGCTGTAGGTTCTCCACGCTGACGTGTGCACGCAGGACGTTCTACTGCAGAACGCTGACGTTCTGGTCATGA